One genomic region from Sander lucioperca isolate FBNREF2018 chromosome 3, SLUC_FBN_1.2, whole genome shotgun sequence encodes:
- the spg7 gene encoding paraplegin: protein MSTLLLLQQQHRTGLCRKYSTGLLWTLSRRNSHILTNQPRSSDSVKHVLFRCANVRKMLLSKSERTLTSEPQKLIHSLLHRPLGPGMVGISKELIRNNLLRNPVGLVNLLGALNFFSTSQSKQEKNKSDGPKGKTPEEDEEEKKRREQEDQMYRERLRTLFIIALIMSLLNSINTSGGNISWNDFVNEMLAKGEVSRVQVVPESDIVEIYLHPGAVIFGRPRLALMYRMQVANIDKFEEKLRAAEEELNIDAKDRIQVSYKRTGFFGNAVYALGMAAIGVAILWYIFRLAGMGGREGGFSAFNQLKMAKFTIVDSKSGKGVSFKDVAGMHEAKMEVKEFVDYLKNPERYLQLGAKVPKGALLLGPPGCGKTLLAKAVATEAQVPFLAIAGSEFVEVIGGLGAARVRSLFKEARGRAPCIVYIDEIDAVGKKRSTNMSGFSNTEEEQTLNQLLVEMDGMGTTDHVIVLASTNRADILDNALMRPGRLDRHIFIDLPTLQERKEIYEQHLKILKLTQPADFYSLRLAELTPGFSGADIANICNEAALHAAREGYKSIDTFNFEYAVERVIAGSAKKSKILCKEEQRVVAFHESGHALVGWLLEHTEAVLKVSIAPRTNAALGFAQMLPREQFLFTKEQLFERMCMALGGRAAEAITFNKVTTGAQDDLRKVTRVAYSMVKQYGMCDSVGQVSFPDKEPQGGIGRRPFSQGLQQQMDHEAKMLIARAYRHTEKLLQDNRDKLTLLANALLEREVVNYSDIEALLGPPPHGPKKMIVPQSWLEAERDKQDTGEDEPQPPPRKHRDEDVNQQLV from the exons ATGTcgacgttgttgttgttgcagcagcagcatcgtACTGGTCTTTGTAGAAAGTACAGTACAGGTTTATTGTGGACACTGTCAAGGCGAAACTCTCATATATTAACAAACCAACCAAGATCCAGCGATAGTGTTAAACATGTGCTGTTCAGATGCGCTAATGTCAGAAAGATGCTTCTTTCAAAATCAGAGCGGACACTTACAAGTGAGCCACAGAAACTCATTCAT AGTCTCCTCCATAGACCATTGGGTCCTGGCATGGTGGGAATTAGCAAAGAGTTAATCAGAAACAACCTGCTGAGGAACCCTGTTGGTTTGGTAAATCTATTAG GGGCACTAAACTTCTTCAGTACATCTCAATCTAaacaagagaaaaataaaagtgaTGGACCAAAGGGAAAAACTCCAGAGGAAGATGAAG AGGAGAAGAAACGTCGCGAGCAGGAGGACCAGATGTACCGGGAGCGTCTGCGGACCCTCTTCATCATAGCGCTCATCATGAGCCTGCTGAACTCCATTAATACCAGTGGTGGTAACATCTCTTGGAATGACTTTGTCAATGAGATGTTGGCCAAGGGAGAGGTGTCACGTGTGCAGGTTGTCCCCGAGAGCGACATTGTGGAAATCTACCTTCATCCTGGAGCAGTTATTTTTGGAAGGCCT AGGCTGGCGCTTATGTACAGAATGCAGGTTGCCAACATTGACAAATTTGAGGAGAAGCTGAGAGCTGCTGAAGAAGAGCTGAATATTGACGCAAAGGACAGGATACAGGTGTCCTACAAACGCACTGGATTCTTTGGGAA TGCAGTCTATGCTCTGGGGATGGCTGCTATTGGCGTGGCTATTCTCTGGTATATCTTCCGACTAGCAGGCATGGGGGGCAGAGAAGGCGGCTTCAGTGCTTTT AATCAGCTGAAGATGGCCAAGTTCACCATTGTGGACAGCAAGTCGGGGAAAGGTGTAAGTTTCAAAGATGTGGCAGGCATGCACGAGGCTAAGATGGAAGTAAAGGAATTTGTCGACTACCTCAAG AATCCAGAACGATACCTCCAGCTGGGAGCCAAAGTTCCAAAGGGTGCTTTGCTGCTTGGGCCTCCAGGCTGTGGGAAGACCCTGCTGGCTAAAGCTGTAGCCACTGAAGCCCAGGTGCCCTTTCTGGCTATTGCTGGCTCTGAGTTTGTGGAGGTCATTGGAG GCCTGGGTGCTGCCAGGGTAAGGAGTCTGTTCAAGGAGGCTCGAGGCCGAGCACCCTGCATCGTCTACATCGATGAGATTGATGCTGTGGGAAAGAAGCGCTCCACCAACATGTCAGGTTTCTCTAACACTGAAGAGGAGCAGACCCTCAATCAGCTGCTGGTAGAAATGGATG GAATGGGAACGACAGACCACGTCATTGTCCTTGCTTCCACTAACAGAGCAGATATCTTGGACAATGCTCTCATGAGACCAGGCAGACTTGACAGGCACATCTTTATAGATCTGCCCACACTGCAG gagaggaaggagatcTATGAGCAACATCTGAAGATCTTAAAGCTGACCCAACCAGCTGATTTCTACTCCCTGCGTCTGGCTGAGCTCACCCCAGGCTTCAGTG GTGCAGACATTGCCAACATTTGTAACGAAGCGGCCCTGCATGCTGCCAGAGAAGGGTACAAGTCCATCGATACCTTCAACTTTGAGTATGCAGTGGAGAGAGTAATAGCAG ggagTGCAAAGAAGAGCAAGATCCTGTGTAAAGAGGAGCAGAGGGTGGTCGCCTTCCATGAGTCTGGACATGCCTTAGTGGGATGGCTTCTTGAGCACACAGAGGCAGTGCTGAAG GTGTCCATTGCCCCGCGAACTAATGCAGCCCTGGGATTTGCCCAGATGTTACCTCGTGAACAGTTTCTGTTCACCAAGGAGCAGCTGTTTGAGCGGATGTGTATGGCTCTGGGAGGAAGAGCTGCTGAGGCGATCACCTTTAACAAGGTTACAACAG GAGCTCAGGATGACTTGCGTAAGGTGACGCGTGTGGCCTACTCCATGGTGAAGCAGTACGGCATGTGCGACAGTGTCGGCCAGGTCTCGTTTCCAGACAAAGAGCCGCAAGGTGGCATTGGACGCCGTCCTTTCAGCCAGggcctgcagcagcagatggaCCAC GAGGCGAAGATGTTGATAGCCCGTGCTTACAGGCACACAGAGAAGCTGCTACAGGACAACAGAGACAAGCTGACACTG TTGGCCAATGCGCTGTTAGAACGAGAGGTGGTGAACTACAGTGACATTGAAGCCTTGCTTGGTCCACCCCCCCACGGGCCCAAGAAGATGATCGTCCCGCAAAGCTGGTTGGAGGCCGAGAGGGACAAACAAGACACAGGAGAAGACGAACCTCAACCACCTCCCCGTAAACACAGAGACGAGGACGTGAATCAACAG